The window TGGGTTTGAGCAGGGGGAAGGTAATTCGCCAGTAACTCTGCCAGGGGCTTGCGCCGTCGATTTTGGCTGCCTCATAAAGGCTGGAGGGGATGGAGGACATACCCGCCAAGACCACAATCACGAAGTACCCGATGTACTTCCAGAAATATACCAGCATGGTGGCAATCTGAACCATAACGGGGTTTGAGAACCATTGATGGTCCACCCCGGGGGAATTCATAACGGTATTCAAAAACTGGTTTGCCAAACCCCGGGGATCAAAGATGAGCAGCCAAATGGTAGCCGCTACCACCGAGCTGAGTACGGCAGGGCTGTAGTAGGCCATCTGTAACAACCGGCCGCCTTTTTTAATCCCGTGAACCAGGGCTGCCAGGAGCAAACTCACCACGAGAAGGGTCAGGAAGGTACCCAGGGTGAATACCACGGTTGCCCGGATACTGTTCCAAAAATCGCTGCTCTGCAATAGGTAGGCGTAGTTCGAGAATCCCACGAATTCCGGCGGCGCCAGGCTGAGAATCTGTTTTTTAAAGAGGCTGGTCCAAAAGGCGTTGAGAATCGGATAAAAACTGAACACCGAGAAGAACAGCACAGCCGGCAGGACAAATATGCGTCCCCAGCGGTCTTGATACCGCTTCAGGTTCCCGTTCCGGTTGGAATTCTTCGGGTTTTTTGAAAATAAACGGGACATGCGAACTCCTTTTTCTATAACGAGATGCGGCATGGCACCGGTACACCGACGCCACTACCGCATCTCCTTCGGTTGGGACTGATCAGCCTTCGTCGATCAATTCCTGGGCTTCAGCCTTCAAGGTGGCATATGCCTTCTCCGGCGTAATTCCTCCCAGCATCACCGACTCAACAGCTTTTTTTATGAGTTCCTGAAGTTTCGCACTGTTTCCTGCGTAGTAGACCACATGGGCCCGTTCCATATCCGCACTGAAGACATCTGAATAGGGCATGCTTTTGTACAGATCGCTATTCATAAGTGCCTTGGTGGGTTGAATAAGTCCGACCTTTTCCAGATATTCCTCGGAATGCTGCAGCATATACGCGATGAACCTCCAGGCCATATCCTGCCGCCGGCTCGGAGCCTGACCGTTCACCATAAGGTAGTGGCCGTAGTAGCTGGCTGCAGTATCCTGAACCGCATCTTCAAAAACCGGGAAGGGGATTACCCGCCACTCGCCGCTATCGAAGAATTCCGGGTTATCGGCCTTAATTCGGCCCTGCTGATACAGGCCGGTATGGGCCATGGCAATATCGTTGTTGTCGTGGTTAAACAGTGAGCGGGCATTCCGGTATGTGGGAGATCCAAGATTCTTTCCGTTGGGACCCCATTCCTGCATGAACCGCAAGAAGCTGATCCACGGCTGTTCGCCCACGATGGCTTCTGTTCCGTCCGGGCTGATTAATTCCCCGCCAAGCTGTTCAACCATGGGGACCATGGCAACCAGATAGTAGGGATACCGGAAGTCAAATCCGCGTCTGGTGAGGATATCGCCGTCGCGTATTACCAGTTTCTCGCTTACCTCGACCATTTCTTCCCAGGTCTTGGGGTAATCGGTATCCGGGTTAAGTCCTGCGTCTCTGAAAACCCGGTCATTCACAAAAATCGACCAGTTTGTCAGTTCCAGGGGCAGGCCGTAGATCTGGCCGTCAACACTAACCGGATCAAGCACACCCTTCATGTAGGCATTTTGGAGTTCTGAAACGGAGCCGTAGCCCACGGATTCGGGATTAACCGGGGCAACACGGCGGTTGGCGATGTAGGCGTATTCGTCCTCTATCTGCAGATTAAAAATATCCGGACCCTGGTTGGCTGCAAAGGCCGTCAGGACGAGCTCTGGGATCCGGGACG of the Spirochaeta lutea genome contains:
- a CDS encoding carbohydrate ABC transporter permease, whose protein sequence is MSRLFSKNPKNSNRNGNLKRYQDRWGRIFVLPAVLFFSVFSFYPILNAFWTSLFKKQILSLAPPEFVGFSNYAYLLQSSDFWNSIRATVVFTLGTFLTLLVVSLLLAALVHGIKKGGRLLQMAYYSPAVLSSVVAATIWLLIFDPRGLANQFLNTVMNSPGVDHQWFSNPVMVQIATMLVYFWKYIGYFVIVVLAGMSSIPSSLYEAAKIDGASPWQSYWRITFPLLKPTIVLVSIMSMLQCLKTFSTQYLFTQSGAPQSPINVITLNIYNTGIRDHRIGRASAMSIILLVIMITLTYIQFKASKTDEVTY
- a CDS encoding ABC transporter substrate-binding protein codes for the protein MKKIIMVLAAGLLLAPAVFAGGGPEEETGPITLTYWTHEDPNRTALEERLIAEFESANPDVTIERVTHASSRIPELVLTAFAANQGPDIFNLQIEDEYAYIANRRVAPVNPESVGYGSVSELQNAYMKGVLDPVSVDGQIYGLPLELTNWSIFVNDRVFRDAGLNPDTDYPKTWEEMVEVSEKLVIRDGDILTRRGFDFRYPYYLVAMVPMVEQLGGELISPDGTEAIVGEQPWISFLRFMQEWGPNGKNLGSPTYRNARSLFNHDNNDIAMAHTGLYQQGRIKADNPEFFDSGEWRVIPFPVFEDAVQDTAASYYGHYLMVNGQAPSRRQDMAWRFIAYMLQHSEEYLEKVGLIQPTKALMNSDLYKSMPYSDVFSADMERAHVVYYAGNSAKLQELIKKAVESVMLGGITPEKAYATLKAEAQELIDEG